From the Acinetobacter wanghuae genome, one window contains:
- the hisS gene encoding histidine--tRNA ligase — MSSIVAIKGFNDILPTQTPAWRRLEQHLSGLMDAYGYQQIRLPIVEQTNLFKRSIGDATDIVEKEMYTFLDKGNPPESLTLRPEGTAGCVRAMLEHNLLRGATPRVWYIGPMFRYEKPQKGRYRQFHQFGVETFGVATPDQDAELILMTARLWKRMGVADKVQLELNTLGESDERANYRAALVEFLEAHKADLDEDSQRRLTTNPLRILDSKDTKTQSILENAPKLHDFMGEETLAHFAQLQQYLTDAGVSFVINQKLVRGLDYYNKTVFEWTTTHLGSQGTVCAGGRYDGLVGQLKGKADQSVPAVGFAMGIERLLLLLEQVEDNTPVRDCEVFLVSEQASQGQALVIAEQIRDQLEAAGSNIRLKVGSQGSMKSQMKKADQAGALFAAILGERELEAKAFTVKELATAEQFEVPFNDFVAFFNTKISSK, encoded by the coding sequence GGGTTTGATGGATGCTTATGGTTATCAGCAAATTCGTTTGCCAATCGTTGAGCAAACCAATTTGTTTAAACGTTCTATTGGTGATGCAACCGATATCGTTGAAAAAGAAATGTACACGTTCTTGGACAAAGGTAATCCACCTGAGTCGTTGACCTTACGTCCTGAAGGGACTGCGGGTTGTGTACGTGCCATGCTTGAACATAACTTGCTGCGCGGTGCAACACCACGTGTGTGGTACATCGGACCTATGTTCCGTTATGAAAAACCACAAAAAGGTCGTTACCGTCAGTTCCACCAATTTGGTGTAGAAACTTTCGGTGTCGCAACACCTGACCAAGACGCTGAACTCATTTTAATGACTGCGCGTTTGTGGAAACGTATGGGCGTGGCAGATAAAGTTCAACTTGAACTCAACACACTGGGTGAGTCTGATGAACGTGCAAATTACCGTGCGGCATTGGTTGAATTCTTAGAAGCACACAAAGCCGATTTAGATGAAGATTCACAGCGTCGTTTAACCACGAATCCGCTACGTATTTTGGATTCTAAAGATACCAAAACCCAAAGCATTTTGGAAAATGCGCCAAAACTTCATGACTTTATGGGTGAAGAAACGCTTGCGCATTTTGCACAGTTACAACAATATTTGACCGATGCAGGTGTCAGCTTTGTCATCAATCAAAAATTGGTACGTGGTCTTGACTACTACAACAAAACAGTCTTTGAATGGACAACCACACATTTGGGTTCACAAGGTACAGTATGTGCTGGCGGTCGTTATGATGGCTTAGTGGGTCAATTGAAAGGTAAAGCAGATCAATCTGTGCCTGCGGTTGGTTTTGCGATGGGTATTGAACGCTTATTGCTCTTACTGGAGCAAGTTGAAGACAATACACCTGTTCGTGATTGCGAAGTCTTCTTGGTGTCAGAACAAGCATCACAAGGTCAAGCTTTAGTGATTGCAGAACAAATTCGTGACCAACTTGAAGCGGCAGGCAGCAACATTCGCTTAAAAGTCGGTTCACAAGGTTCAATGAAATCGCAAATGAAAAAAGCCGATCAAGCGGGTGCTTTATTTGCTGCGATTTTAGGTGAGCGTGAGCTTGAAGCGAAAGCATTTACCGTCAAAGAGCTGGCAACAGCAGAACAATTTGAAGTGCCATTTAATGACTTTGTGGCATTTTTTAATACTAAAATTTCTTCAAAATAA
- a CDS encoding YfgM family protein produces the protein MSAIGGDEQLESLKSFTKKYGSSIITGILIALIAFFGWEYWQKKTLAESQMRTAKVQQLMDDARASNNGEAFAKLSDTADKIVKEAPDSVQAIQTQLVMAKLAYDKFDFAAAEKALQKVENSKLDDAGLIHVVKLRLAYAQLAQKKYDAALKTLDAVTDPAFKATADEARGDIYVAKNDIENAKKVYQSAWDALIERKEERQILQIKLESVGVLVDDPEIERPIIDTAAEATE, from the coding sequence ATGAGCGCAATTGGTGGTGATGAACAACTTGAAAGCTTAAAGTCCTTCACGAAGAAGTACGGTTCTTCAATCATTACAGGGATTTTAATTGCGCTGATTGCCTTTTTCGGATGGGAATATTGGCAGAAGAAAACCTTGGCGGAATCGCAAATGCGTACCGCTAAGGTACAACAGTTGATGGACGATGCACGTGCCAGCAATAATGGCGAAGCATTTGCAAAATTATCAGATACAGCCGATAAAATTGTAAAAGAAGCACCTGATTCAGTTCAAGCGATTCAAACCCAATTGGTCATGGCTAAATTGGCGTATGATAAGTTTGATTTTGCAGCGGCTGAAAAAGCATTACAAAAAGTTGAAAACTCAAAACTTGATGATGCTGGTCTTATACATGTGGTAAAACTACGTTTAGCTTATGCACAGTTGGCTCAGAAAAAATATGATGCAGCGTTAAAAACTTTAGATGCAGTGACAGATCCTGCATTTAAAGCCACAGCGGATGAAGCGCGTGGTGATATTTATGTTGCGAAAAACGATATTGAAAATGCTAAAAAAGTATATCAAAGTGCATGGGATGCTTTGATTGAACGTAAAGAAGAACGTCAAATTTTACAAATTAAACTCGAAAGTGTAGGCGTATTGGTAGATGATCCTGAGATCGAACGCCCAATTATAGATACAGCAGCGGAAGCAACTGAATGA
- the bamB gene encoding outer membrane protein assembly factor BamB: MNQKYKITCALTVLTLALAGCAGKSAKVPEVKPNPLPKLTQASSLVPVFSTSVAATDAADPLRLRLDAENGVVFAVNPNGEVTAFSGKQKLWQKKISKDGLSAGVEANDGVLVVGNQKGQLFALNQQSGEQVWTAQLTGALLAPSLIHAGRVISVTNDGTVYGHEVATGKQVWTYNLPNVQFSLRGMSAPVVLDPRNVLVASSNAYVYVLDALTGTPKMQRRVAVSDGRSDIQRLIDIDGEPVVAGQFVVTTSYQGQVTVLDLASQQVIWSQDASSTQRPEVVGNAVIVAQNDGKITAFDITSGQTIWENDQLLNRQLSNPVMLAGQLVVGDLDGVLHLIDPSTGQLIGRSKTSGEVRTLRVIDNQLYVSTRKGALSIWQSR; this comes from the coding sequence ATGAATCAAAAATACAAAATCACATGTGCCTTGACTGTTTTAACCCTTGCTTTGGCAGGTTGCGCAGGTAAAAGCGCAAAAGTGCCTGAAGTGAAGCCGAATCCGCTTCCTAAATTGACACAAGCCTCATCATTGGTTCCTGTATTTTCGACCAGTGTTGCTGCCACTGATGCAGCAGATCCATTACGTTTACGCTTAGATGCTGAAAATGGCGTGGTTTTTGCGGTGAATCCAAATGGTGAAGTGACTGCATTTAGCGGCAAGCAAAAACTATGGCAGAAAAAAATTAGTAAGGACGGCTTAAGTGCTGGTGTTGAAGCAAATGATGGTGTTTTGGTGGTAGGGAACCAAAAAGGTCAATTATTTGCGTTAAATCAACAAAGTGGTGAACAAGTCTGGACTGCACAATTGACAGGTGCACTCCTTGCGCCGTCACTTATTCATGCTGGTCGTGTGATTAGTGTGACCAATGACGGTACTGTGTACGGTCATGAAGTGGCAACAGGTAAGCAAGTTTGGACTTATAACCTGCCTAATGTACAATTTAGCTTACGTGGTATGTCTGCGCCTGTGGTACTCGATCCGCGTAATGTTTTAGTGGCGTCATCAAATGCGTATGTTTACGTACTCGATGCCTTAACAGGTACACCAAAAATGCAACGTCGTGTTGCAGTATCGGATGGACGTTCTGATATTCAACGTCTGATTGATATTGATGGCGAACCTGTGGTTGCAGGTCAATTTGTCGTGACGACAAGTTACCAAGGGCAGGTAACTGTACTGGATTTGGCTTCACAACAAGTGATTTGGAGTCAAGATGCAAGTAGTACACAGCGTCCTGAAGTCGTCGGAAATGCTGTTATCGTTGCACAAAATGATGGCAAGATCACCGCTTTTGATATCACAAGTGGTCAAACCATTTGGGAAAATGACCAGTTACTGAATCGTCAATTGAGTAATCCTGTCATGCTGGCAGGTCAATTGGTGGTGGGTGATTTAGATGGTGTTTTACACCTGATTGATCCATCGACTGGACAACTTATTGGTCGCTCAAAAACCTCTGGCGAGGTGCGAACTTTACGTGTCATCGATAACCAATTGTATGTATCGACACGTAAGGGTGCATTAAGCATTTGGCAGAGCCGTTAA
- the der gene encoding ribosome biogenesis GTPase Der, giving the protein MKPVIALIGRPNVGKSTLFNQITKSRDALVADFAGLTRDRKYGDAVFQNKSFIVVDTGGIGENEGGIDSYMAEQSKTAINEADIIVFVVDARAGLLASDEQIARELRTLGKKVYLVANKVDGVHAEAALVEFYKLGMGEPLQVAASHGRGVQQMLEDVLAEVPEDEDAAEHDKATGLRLAIIGRPNVGKSTLVNRLLGEDRVVAFDQPGTTRDSIYIPFERDGRQYTLIDTAGVRRKGKVDEMIEKFSIVKTLQAIKDAHVIVVVLDAREGVVEQDLHLIGYALEAGRAMVIAINKWDNMSDYDRKQCKLDVDRRFDFIPWAKVHLISALHGTGVGEMYPSIHRAFDSSHLKVSPAKITQILNDATEAHQPPMVQGRRIKMRYAHMGGQNPPTIVVHGNKVDKTPADYRRYLENVFRRVYKLEGSPVRIEFKTSENPFEGRKTVMDERIAARKRRYVQKFKKAEKKYKN; this is encoded by the coding sequence ATGAAACCCGTAATTGCGCTCATTGGTCGTCCGAACGTCGGAAAATCAACGTTGTTCAACCAGATTACCAAGAGCCGTGATGCTTTGGTCGCAGACTTTGCCGGTCTAACACGCGACCGTAAATATGGTGATGCAGTCTTCCAAAATAAATCGTTTATTGTCGTCGACACCGGTGGTATCGGTGAAAACGAAGGCGGTATTGATTCATACATGGCAGAGCAATCTAAAACTGCCATTAATGAAGCTGATATTATTGTCTTCGTGGTCGATGCACGTGCCGGATTATTGGCATCTGATGAACAAATTGCGCGTGAACTGCGTACTTTAGGCAAAAAAGTTTATCTTGTTGCCAATAAAGTCGATGGCGTACACGCTGAAGCTGCACTTGTAGAATTTTACAAGCTCGGTATGGGCGAACCATTACAAGTGGCAGCAAGCCATGGTCGTGGTGTACAGCAAATGCTTGAAGATGTACTTGCTGAAGTTCCTGAAGATGAAGATGCTGCTGAGCATGACAAAGCGACTGGCTTACGTTTGGCGATTATTGGTCGTCCAAATGTGGGTAAATCAACGCTTGTTAACCGTTTACTCGGTGAAGATCGTGTGGTGGCATTTGACCAACCGGGTACAACCCGTGATTCGATTTATATTCCATTCGAACGTGATGGTCGTCAATACACGTTGATTGACACTGCTGGTGTACGTCGTAAAGGTAAAGTCGATGAAATGATTGAGAAATTCTCAATCGTGAAAACGTTGCAAGCGATTAAAGATGCGCATGTGATTGTCGTAGTGCTTGATGCGCGTGAAGGCGTGGTTGAGCAAGATTTACATTTAATCGGCTATGCTTTAGAAGCAGGCCGTGCGATGGTGATTGCGATCAACAAATGGGACAACATGTCTGATTATGATCGTAAACAATGTAAGCTCGATGTCGATCGTCGTTTTGATTTCATTCCTTGGGCAAAAGTGCATTTAATCTCTGCATTGCACGGTACAGGTGTGGGCGAGATGTATCCATCGATTCACCGTGCCTTTGATTCTTCGCATTTGAAAGTATCACCTGCGAAAATCACCCAAATCTTGAATGATGCAACTGAAGCACACCAACCACCAATGGTTCAAGGTCGTCGTATCAAAATGCGTTATGCGCATATGGGCGGACAAAATCCACCAACCATTGTGGTACATGGTAACAAAGTGGATAAAACTCCTGCGGATTATCGTCGTTACCTAGAGAATGTATTCCGTCGTGTTTACAAACTTGAAGGTTCGCCTGTACGTATTGAGTTTAAAACCTCTGAAAACCCATTTGAAGGTCGTAAGACGGTCATGGATGAGCGTATCGCAGCACGTAAACGTCGTTACGTTCAGAAATTTAAAAAAGCTGAGAAGAAATATAAGAACTAA
- a CDS encoding 4'-phosphopantetheinyl transferase family protein: MTKHIQIQLYSFRKIISVDTSLARAAYIKAKKQAIYQFRDRLLEQFFKIDLQDQLVKTEHGKPYLIDYPKFTFNHSHSRNFYALAMSECIQDLGVDIEELSRKVRFEALAQHAFHPQELQHWHELDCDPEYWFKVWTTKEAVLKASGLGIRINLNELNTNLHPLNDGGMCEHPQIGVFAYQNYQLAGCMLTVAWRSEQSCKGFARPSIQIINDI, translated from the coding sequence GTGACAAAACACATTCAGATTCAGCTTTATTCGTTTCGGAAAATTATTTCTGTCGATACTTCTTTGGCGCGTGCAGCTTATATCAAAGCGAAAAAACAAGCGATTTACCAATTTCGAGATCGTCTGCTTGAGCAATTCTTTAAGATAGATCTGCAAGATCAGCTTGTCAAAACTGAACATGGCAAACCCTATCTAATTGATTATCCAAAATTTACCTTTAATCATTCCCACAGCCGAAACTTTTATGCACTCGCTATGAGTGAATGTATTCAGGATTTAGGGGTGGATATTGAGGAACTGAGTCGTAAAGTCCGTTTCGAGGCTTTGGCGCAACACGCGTTTCACCCCCAAGAATTACAACATTGGCATGAACTGGATTGTGATCCTGAATATTGGTTTAAAGTGTGGACGACCAAAGAAGCGGTGTTAAAAGCCTCAGGTTTAGGTATTCGCATCAATCTGAATGAGTTGAATACCAATCTTCATCCTTTAAATGATGGCGGTATGTGCGAGCATCCTCAAATTGGTGTGTTTGCTTATCAAAACTATCAACTTGCTGGATGCATGCTTACTGTTGCATGGCGTTCTGAGCAATCATGTAAAGGTTTTGCACGACCAAGCATTCAAATCATCAATGATATTTAA
- a CDS encoding SDR family oxidoreductase yields the protein MHSIFISGAAQGIGAAVATLFYQHGYKVGIYDLNHDQAIALANQLGDRAKGGLLDVADYASWQTALSEFNAWAGEMNILVNNAGVLYSGDFDQSNIQDHHRTIDINIKGVVNGCHAALPFLKKASFARVINLSSASAIYGQADLASYSMSKFAVRGLTESLDIEWEKYNIRVLDVMPLFVQTAMVKDMQAESIKKMGVHLSPEDVAAEILKLAGLKTTMWTATHRPIGFKGKFLFKLSRMSPQWFNRYSNLLIAKK from the coding sequence ATGCACAGTATATTTATTAGTGGTGCAGCACAAGGAATCGGTGCAGCAGTCGCAACATTATTTTATCAACATGGCTACAAAGTCGGCATCTACGATTTAAACCATGACCAAGCCATCGCGCTTGCCAATCAATTGGGCGATCGCGCCAAAGGCGGTCTGTTAGATGTTGCGGATTATGCCTCTTGGCAAACGGCTTTAAGCGAATTTAACGCTTGGGCAGGTGAAATGAATATTTTGGTCAATAATGCTGGTGTTTTATATTCAGGTGATTTTGATCAAAGCAATATTCAAGACCATCACCGTACCATCGACATCAATATTAAAGGTGTGGTGAATGGTTGTCATGCTGCCCTGCCTTTTCTAAAAAAAGCCTCTTTTGCCCGTGTGATTAATCTTTCTTCTGCCTCTGCGATCTATGGTCAAGCCGACTTAGCCAGCTATTCAATGAGTAAATTTGCAGTGCGAGGACTCACCGAAAGCTTAGATATTGAATGGGAAAAATATAATATTCGGGTCTTAGATGTGATGCCCTTATTTGTACAAACAGCCATGGTCAAAGACATGCAGGCTGAAAGTATTAAGAAAATGGGGGTACATTTAAGCCCTGAAGATGTCGCCGCTGAAATCCTAAAATTAGCAGGATTAAAAACAACCATGTGGACAGCAACACATCGACCAATTGGCTTTAAGGGTAAGTTTTTATTCAAACTTTCTCGAATGAGTCCACAATGGTTCAATCGCTATAGTAATCTACTGATTGCCAAAAAATAA
- the mazG gene encoding nucleoside triphosphate pyrophosphohydrolase: MEQLLSVMRELREKCPWDQQQTPESLTRYAIEEAYEVEAAVRSGSTDDVRDELGDLLLQVVFQSQMYSEQDAFDFNDVVQAITDKLIRRHPHVFQAEQFAALTPEDVSLLWQEIKQKEKQGKPRSRLDDIKHAPALNQADQIQKNVAKIGFDFLDVAGAYEKLEEELDELQQAIAHQNSDEIQDEFGDCLFSLINVGRKLGVSSEMALLSTIHKFRTRFALMEQQAEQQQLQIENLSLVELDQLWDQAKLELRKRAMYEHDQQTSAKLDVD, translated from the coding sequence TTGGAACAATTGTTGAGTGTAATGCGCGAATTACGTGAAAAATGTCCATGGGATCAACAACAAACTCCTGAATCTTTAACCCGTTATGCGATTGAAGAAGCGTATGAAGTTGAAGCTGCTGTACGCTCAGGTTCTACCGATGATGTTCGTGATGAACTCGGTGATTTACTGTTGCAAGTCGTATTTCAGTCGCAAATGTACAGTGAACAAGATGCTTTTGATTTCAATGATGTCGTACAAGCCATTACCGATAAATTGATTCGTCGCCATCCGCATGTATTTCAAGCAGAACAGTTTGCAGCTTTAACGCCTGAAGATGTTTCTCTGCTTTGGCAAGAGATTAAACAAAAAGAAAAACAAGGCAAACCACGTTCGCGTTTAGATGACATTAAGCATGCTCCAGCCCTTAATCAAGCCGATCAAATTCAAAAAAATGTTGCAAAAATTGGATTCGATTTTCTCGATGTCGCGGGTGCCTATGAAAAACTAGAAGAAGAATTGGATGAGTTACAACAGGCGATTGCGCATCAAAATTCCGATGAAATTCAGGATGAATTTGGTGACTGCTTATTTTCACTGATTAATGTTGGTCGTAAACTAGGTGTATCGAGTGAAATGGCGTTGCTGAGCACGATTCATAAATTCAGGACGCGTTTTGCCTTGATGGAGCAGCAAGCAGAACAGCAACAATTACAGATAGAAAATTTGTCCTTAGTTGAACTAGATCAGCTGTGGGATCAAGCCAAATTAGAATTAAGAAAAAGGGCAATGTATGAACATGATCAGCAAACTTCAGCCAAATTGGATGTTGATTAA
- a CDS encoding ComEA family DNA-binding protein: MMTMFGWLNFASANSTDYTAWKAQQQQQDARLKQQTASASANHYLSKPSLDPAASADKIHLNTASVEQLQQLHGIGLKKAEAIVAYRNKHGKFKNIEEIQLIKGIGAAIFNKNKARLAL, from the coding sequence ATGATGACCATGTTTGGGTGGTTGAATTTTGCCTCTGCCAATTCGACCGATTACACGGCATGGAAGGCACAGCAACAGCAGCAAGATGCACGTTTAAAACAACAAACGGCATCTGCCTCTGCCAATCATTATTTGTCGAAACCCAGTTTAGATCCCGCAGCATCAGCTGATAAAATTCATTTAAATACAGCGAGTGTTGAGCAGTTACAACAACTACACGGGATTGGGCTTAAAAAAGCCGAAGCCATTGTGGCGTATCGAAACAAGCATGGGAAATTCAAGAATATTGAAGAGATTCAGCTCATCAAAGGCATTGGTGCTGCAATCTTTAATAAAAACAAAGCCAGATTAGCCTTATAG
- the pcnB gene encoding polynucleotide adenylyltransferase PcnB, with translation MQTLRASKCGLSTAQLPAYIIDVLDALTKAGYEAYIVGGGVRDLMLGLAPKDYDAVTNATPAQVKEVFGRRCRIIGRRFELAHVYSGRELVEVATFRAPPKKAVTSAAGMILRDNNWGTIEQDFARRDFSINALYYQPRKAVVLDFCDAVSDIEHKTLRLLGDPALRFEEDPVRMLRTLRFAAKLNFSIDEKILDIFTPEMTQLLRDVSPHRLYDESQKLFTMGHLNRVLPMLIDFGIWQQLFADIEPEVTEFIERAAKNTDQRISIGKTINPAFFYAVLLWKPFQERCEYYLAKGVVAAEARAQAGLDVLKRQATRTIIPRFAETFIREVWEMQTRLLNPKPQQIAALSNHARFRAGFDFLLLREKSGDNTTQGMGTWWDAYQQMTGDEKERAIAQYNRQRAKNRRKASHDDHVEQKVQPQQDLTEIEPLVNEPEARPRRPRKDKPARERDSGAHRAAPTDLSVVTADHPIMKRKRVKRDLSQVVFGPTQ, from the coding sequence TTGCAAACTTTGCGCGCGTCAAAATGTGGTTTATCAACCGCACAATTACCTGCTTATATTATCGATGTGCTTGATGCTCTCACTAAGGCAGGCTATGAAGCTTATATCGTTGGTGGTGGTGTCCGAGATCTTATGTTGGGTTTAGCACCCAAGGATTATGATGCTGTAACCAATGCAACGCCTGCTCAGGTCAAAGAAGTTTTCGGTCGACGCTGTCGTATTATCGGACGACGTTTTGAGTTGGCGCATGTCTATTCAGGTCGTGAATTGGTTGAAGTTGCGACTTTCCGTGCACCGCCAAAAAAAGCAGTCACTTCTGCTGCCGGTATGATTTTACGCGACAACAATTGGGGCACGATTGAGCAAGATTTTGCACGTCGTGACTTCTCGATTAATGCTTTGTATTACCAACCACGTAAAGCCGTGGTACTCGATTTCTGCGATGCAGTCAGTGATATTGAACATAAAACTTTACGTTTATTAGGTGATCCTGCACTCCGCTTTGAAGAAGATCCTGTGCGTATGCTGCGAACATTACGTTTTGCAGCAAAATTAAATTTCTCTATTGATGAGAAAATTTTAGATATCTTTACTCCTGAAATGACTCAGTTGCTGCGTGATGTATCACCACATCGTTTATATGACGAATCGCAAAAGCTATTCACTATGGGGCATTTAAATCGCGTTTTACCGATGCTGATTGATTTTGGTATTTGGCAACAATTGTTTGCCGATATTGAACCTGAAGTCACTGAATTTATCGAACGCGCTGCAAAAAATACCGATCAACGCATTTCGATTGGCAAAACCATCAATCCGGCATTCTTCTATGCCGTGTTGTTATGGAAACCGTTCCAAGAACGTTGTGAGTATTATTTGGCGAAAGGTGTCGTTGCGGCTGAAGCACGTGCACAAGCTGGCTTGGATGTTTTAAAACGTCAAGCAACACGAACCATTATTCCGCGTTTTGCTGAAACCTTTATTCGTGAAGTATGGGAAATGCAAACCCGTTTGCTGAATCCAAAACCACAGCAAATTGCGGCTTTATCGAATCACGCGCGTTTCCGTGCTGGCTTTGACTTCTTATTGCTTCGTGAAAAATCTGGTGATAACACAACCCAAGGCATGGGTACATGGTGGGATGCGTATCAACAAATGACAGGCGATGAAAAAGAGCGTGCCATTGCGCAATATAATCGTCAACGTGCGAAGAATCGTCGCAAAGCATCACATGATGATCATGTGGAGCAAAAGGTACAGCCGCAGCAAGATTTGACTGAAATTGAACCTTTAGTAAATGAACCTGAAGCGCGTCCACGTCGTCCTCGTAAAGATAAACCTGCGCGTGAACGTGACAGTGGTGCACATCGTGCAGCACCGACCGATTTAAGCGTGGTAACAGCGGATCATCCAATCATGAAGCGTAAACGCGTAAAACGTGATTTAAGCCAAGTGGTGTTTGGACCAACGCAATGA
- the folK gene encoding 2-amino-4-hydroxy-6-hydroxymethyldihydropteridine diphosphokinase — translation MICCYIGLGSNLGDSRQILTEAVSKLATLGTIKTSKLYQSPPMGPQDQPNYLNAVVQLETDLAALALLDRLQGFEQEAGRVRLRHWGERTLDLDLLLYGDETIQNERLTVPHVGVLERDFVLIPLLDIDAELTLNGQLLKDLDIVKQSTLSVLDGLDWAHI, via the coding sequence ATGATTTGTTGTTATATCGGTTTAGGCAGTAATTTAGGTGATTCGCGTCAGATTTTGACTGAGGCGGTGAGTAAACTTGCCACATTGGGTACAATCAAGACTTCGAAGTTGTATCAAAGTCCACCGATGGGACCACAAGATCAGCCGAATTATCTCAATGCTGTTGTGCAGTTAGAAACTGATTTAGCAGCATTAGCACTTTTGGACCGCTTACAGGGTTTTGAGCAGGAAGCGGGTCGAGTACGGTTACGTCATTGGGGCGAACGTACTTTGGATTTAGATTTGCTCCTTTATGGCGATGAAACGATTCAAAATGAACGTTTGACCGTGCCGCATGTGGGTGTATTAGAGCGTGATTTTGTGCTGATTCCCTTGTTGGATATTGATGCAGAATTAACGCTAAATGGACAGTTATTAAAAGACCTCGATATCGTCAAGCAATCGACGCTCAGCGTACTCGATGGCTTAGATTGGGCACACATTTAA
- the panB gene encoding 3-methyl-2-oxobutanoate hydroxymethyltransferase has protein sequence MISLSDLRRFKAEGRKFSCLTCYDASMAKAFEIAEIDSILIGDSLGMTIQGHDSTLPVTLEDMAYHTAAVRRSNQHAFIMTDLPFMTYATLNDALQSAKKVMQAGAQMVKMEGGAWLAETVEVLTRNGIPICVHLGLTPQSVHVLGGYKLQARSRAAADQLIADCQAVVAAGAAILLLECVPAQLGQEITELFPHIPVIGIGAGVDTDGQVLVVQDMLGLNFGHTAKFVRNFMTEQSGATAIVDAIKAYHAAVLDSTFPAPEHTFQVEL, from the coding sequence ATGATCAGTCTGAGTGATTTAAGACGATTTAAAGCCGAAGGCCGTAAATTTTCCTGTCTGACTTGTTACGATGCAAGTATGGCAAAAGCGTTTGAAATCGCGGAAATTGATAGTATTTTGATCGGCGATTCACTTGGAATGACCATTCAAGGTCATGATTCGACCTTACCTGTGACATTAGAGGATATGGCTTATCATACCGCTGCTGTACGCCGTAGCAATCAACATGCATTTATCATGACTGATTTGCCATTTATGACCTATGCAACTTTAAACGATGCCTTGCAAAGCGCTAAGAAAGTGATGCAAGCAGGCGCGCAAATGGTCAAAATGGAAGGTGGGGCATGGCTTGCTGAAACGGTTGAAGTTTTGACGCGTAATGGTATTCCTATCTGTGTACACTTGGGGCTTACACCACAATCGGTACATGTGTTGGGTGGTTATAAACTACAAGCACGCAGTCGTGCTGCCGCAGATCAGTTGATTGCCGACTGTCAGGCAGTGGTTGCAGCGGGTGCTGCAATCCTGTTATTAGAGTGTGTACCTGCACAATTAGGTCAAGAAATTACTGAATTATTCCCACATATCCCAGTGATTGGAATTGGTGCGGGCGTAGACACCGATGGTCAAGTCCTTGTGGTGCAAGATATGCTTGGATTGAACTTTGGACATACCGCAAAATTCGTCCGCAACTTTATGACAGAACAATCAGGTGCGACCGCCATTGTGGATGCCATTAAAGCCTATCATGCAGCCGTTTTAGACAGCACTTTCCCAGCACCTGAACATACCTTCCAAGTTGAGTTGTAA